Below is a window of Chryseobacterium arthrosphaerae DNA.
TACTCTGGATAATGAAAACCTTGTGGCTGGATTTGTTGGCCACCTGTTTCAGGACCATGTCCTGGGTACGTTCTATGTTATTGTCCTCAACATAGGTTTTAATGTAATCAGCGAATTCTTTACCGTATTTTTTGGCTTTTCCTTCTCCTACTCCATAAATTTTGTTGATTTCATCTACTGTAATCGGGTACTGCACTGTCATATCCTCAAGACTCGGATCCATAAACACCGTGTAAGGCGGGATTCCGTGTTTTTTGGCTACTTTTTTCCTTAATTCCTTTAGCAGGGTAAACAGCTTTTGGTCTAGACCTCCTCCGGCCTGTTGCTGCAGCTGATCACTGTCTGCTTTCGCCTGGGTAAGATCAAATTCCCTGTCTTCAGCAATCAGGAAAGTATCTTTGGATTTACCGCTCAATACATTTTTCCCTTTCTCTGTAATCTTCAGAACACCGTATGTCTCAATATCTTTCTGTAAAAAATTCTGAACGGTTGCCTGTCTCAGAATCGTTTTCCAGTAATTGTCTTTTTCTTCTTTCCCGAATCCGAAATGTGAACTTTGCTCAAGCTTATAAGACTTTGTAACCGCAGTTTCTTTTCCCACAATCACAGAAATCAGGTCTTTGGATTTAAACTTTTCCCCGGTATCCCGGATCAGCTCCAAAGCTTTTTTAAGATCGGCCGTTGCATCTTTCAATTTGGGCGGATTGGATGAGTTGTCACACATCTTTGCTCCGTCTCCGTTTACCGGATCGAAACTTTCTCCGAAATAATATAAAATGTATTGTCTGCGGCTCATTGAAGTTTCAGCATAGCCTACCACTTCATTCAGAAGCTGCAATCCGATTTCTCTTTCGGAAACAGGTTTCTGTGCCAGGAATTTTTCCAGTTTTTCAATATCTTTCGGGTCATAGAAAGCCAGACAATGGCCTTCACCACCATCTCTTCCCGCTCTTCCCGTTTCCTGGTAATAGCTTTCCAGGGATTTTGGAAAATCGTAATGGATCACAAAACGGACATCCGGTTTGTCAATTCCCATCCCGAAAGCGATCGTAGCAACAATCACATCCACTTCTTCCATCAGAAACTTATCCTGATTGGCTACCCTTATTTTCTGGTCAAGGCCGGCATGGTAAGGAAGTGCATTGATGCCGTTTACCTGCAAAAGCTGTGCAAATTCTTCCACCTTTCTTCTGCTCAGGCAGTATACAATTCCAGATTTTCCTTTATGCTGATTGATAAACTTAACGATTTCCTTATCTACATTAATCTTAGGACATACTTCATAATATAGATTGGGACGGTTGAAACTTTCTTTAAAGACCAGCGCATTTGTCATTCCTAAAGTTTTCTGGATATCATCCTGTACTTTAGGAGTTGCTGTGGCCGTTAATGCAATTACCGGTACATCGGCAATCTTATCTATGATCTGTTTCAGATTTCTGTATTCCGGTCTGAAATCATGTCCCCATTCTGAAATACAATGTGCTTCATCGATAGCAAAGAAAGATATCTTTACTTCCTTCAAAAAGTCCAGGTAATCATCTTTGATCAATGATTCGGGAGCTACATACAGAAGCTTTGTCTTGCCGCTTTTGATATCGTCAAATACCTGCTTGGTCTGTGTCTTATTCAATGATGAATTCAATACATGCGCTACCCCATCGTCAGATGAAAGGCCGTTCACTGCATCTACCTGGTTCTTCATCAACGCTATTAAAGGCGAAACGACAATTGCCGTACCTTCCGAAATAAGTGCCGGAAGCTGATAACATAGTGATTTCCCACCTCCTGTAGGCATCAGAACAAAAATATCCTTCCCATTCAATAGGTTGTCTATGATCTGTTCCTGCTGGCCCTTAAATGTAGAAAACCCAAAATACTTTTTCAATTCGCCTGATAAATTGGCTTTTTTTGCGCTCATCTAATTTTCTATTGCTAAATTTGCATCTAACCCAAAGTTATAAAATTTCTGCTTAAAATAAAAGCGAACGAATTTATAAAAAATAAAATTTATATTAAATATTGTTTTTAAAATATAACGTTTTTTGAAAACTTTTTTGTATACCTTATTGTCATAAAATGGATAGAACCAACATTATATCAATTGCTAAAAGCACATTAGAAATTGAAATTTCAGAATTAGAAAAATTAAAAAACAGGATTGATGATCACTTTGCCCGCGCTGTAGAGATCATTCATTCAGCAGAAGGGAAACTTATCGTCGTAGGAATTGGCAAATCTGCCCATGTGGGAAATAAAATTGTAGCTACATTAAATTCAACAGGTACACCTTCTCAGTTTCTTCATGCTTCGGAAGCTATTCATGGTGATCTGGGCGTGATTCAGAAGCAGGATGTGGTGCTGTGCATCTCCAATTCCGGAAATTCCCCTGAAATTGCCAACCTGGTTCCTTATTTAAAAGATTATTCTTCTGCCTTGATCGGAATGACGGGTAATAAAACCAGCAAGCTTGCAGAATTCTCTGAAGTGATCCTGGATACTCACGTTGATGTGGAAGCATGTCCTAATAAACTTGCCCCTACCAGCTCAACAACTATTCAAATGGCATTGGGTGATGCGTTGGCAGTAGCACTGATGGAGCTTAATGATTTTAAAGCTAATGATTTTGCTAAATTCCATCCTGGAGGAAGCCTGGGAAAAAACCTGACTTCCAAAGTAGAACAGTTCCTTTCTTCCCAGAAGCCACAGGTAGCGGAAGATTCATCCATAAGAGACGTTATTATCTCCATCAGTGCATCAAGCCATGGGATTACCGTAGTAACCAATGAAAGTCAGATCATCGGAGTCATCACAGACGGAGACCTGAGAAGAATGCTCATGAAAGGAGAAGACATCAGTAAAGTACTGGCTAAGGACATCATGTCTGCACATCCAAGAACTATTGAAAAGGAAGCATTGGCCAAAGAGGCTATG
It encodes the following:
- the recQ gene encoding DNA helicase RecQ, which encodes MSAKKANLSGELKKYFGFSTFKGQQEQIIDNLLNGKDIFVLMPTGGGKSLCYQLPALISEGTAIVVSPLIALMKNQVDAVNGLSSDDGVAHVLNSSLNKTQTKQVFDDIKSGKTKLLYVAPESLIKDDYLDFLKEVKISFFAIDEAHCISEWGHDFRPEYRNLKQIIDKIADVPVIALTATATPKVQDDIQKTLGMTNALVFKESFNRPNLYYEVCPKINVDKEIVKFINQHKGKSGIVYCLSRRKVEEFAQLLQVNGINALPYHAGLDQKIRVANQDKFLMEEVDVIVATIAFGMGIDKPDVRFVIHYDFPKSLESYYQETGRAGRDGGEGHCLAFYDPKDIEKLEKFLAQKPVSEREIGLQLLNEVVGYAETSMSRRQYILYYFGESFDPVNGDGAKMCDNSSNPPKLKDATADLKKALELIRDTGEKFKSKDLISVIVGKETAVTKSYKLEQSSHFGFGKEEKDNYWKTILRQATVQNFLQKDIETYGVLKITEKGKNVLSGKSKDTFLIAEDREFDLTQAKADSDQLQQQAGGGLDQKLFTLLKELRKKVAKKHGIPPYTVFMDPSLEDMTVQYPITVDEINKIYGVGEGKAKKYGKEFADYIKTYVEDNNIERTQDMVLKQVANKSSHKVFIIQSTDKKIDLEDIARAKNLSMDELLKEMERIVYQGTKLNIDYYIEDNFDEDIVDGFMEFMNESESDSMKILLDEFGDELSDEEVRMLRIKFISDVAN
- a CDS encoding KpsF/GutQ family sugar-phosphate isomerase; this translates as MDRTNIISIAKSTLEIEISELEKLKNRIDDHFARAVEIIHSAEGKLIVVGIGKSAHVGNKIVATLNSTGTPSQFLHASEAIHGDLGVIQKQDVVLCISNSGNSPEIANLVPYLKDYSSALIGMTGNKTSKLAEFSEVILDTHVDVEACPNKLAPTSSTTIQMALGDALAVALMELNDFKANDFAKFHPGGSLGKNLTSKVEQFLSSQKPQVAEDSSIRDVIISISASSHGITVVTNESQIIGVITDGDLRRMLMKGEDISKVLAKDIMSAHPRTIEKEALAKEAMKILKENNIGQLVVTENGKYFGIIDLHKLLDEGIN